CTACTGGGATTTCGcggatgaggggccaatagcTGCCGGTCCCTTTCCTGCATCGCTTCTCCAGAATCCCACATCCTTCGATCCAGAGATATtctagggagggagggaggccatccTGGGGCAACTCCCTCAGCTTCGGGCAATCGAAGATCCATAAGTTCTgtagagagggagggagactgCTGGACAGTCTTTCCACTTTCCCATATCTCTGATATAGAGATAGGTCAGAGAGGAAGGGAGCGGAAGCACAagatcctcctcctctcccaCTCCTCCCACGCTGCCGTCGATGTCTAGGCAACCAAGGGAGGTGAGGGGGTAAGCCACTCCCTCACCGGCTGCTTCATATTCTCGCATTTTATTATCTTAAGAAACTCTAGCTGGGGCGGCAGTCCTCCATCAGGGAAGCGCGTAATACTCTCACACCTACAAATTCATCAGAGTTTGGAGACTCGTGAGTCGATGCAACTGATTAGGTAACGATTTTATCTTCGGACAATCTTGAAGATTAAACCACGAGATGccgggaggaagaggagggaagcACTCCAGCTCCAATGCAGGACACTTCCACAAACACAAGGAAGTGAGATGGGAAAGTGTGTCCAGCCCCTGTGGTAAGCTTCTCAAGTTCTTGAAAGAGGTAATACTGATCCTTTGAAGTGATTGAAGACGGTCTATAGGTATCTCCGCAAGCGACTCCACTCCCCTACACGACGAAATTTCAAGTGTCTTGAGGGTCGCTTGTAAAAAACTACTCTCGCTGAATGAAGAGGTTGGTAGAGAATCGCATTTGTAGATTTGTAGTTTTTGCAAACAAGACGTCATGTCACCATGATTATTGGCGCTGCTGCTTGATTCATCCATATGAACACTTAATCCTCTAGGTAAAGATTGCAACATCTCGCAATCTCCGATATTTAATGATATCAATGACGCCAACATATCTATTTCGGGGAAGGACACAAGTTTTGGACACTCTTGACGGTCAAGTCTTGAAGAGAGGAAAGGGTATAAATCTTGTTTGGCTGCTTCTCCAAATTGATGCAATTCTGTGAGTCCATTGTCTCCAGCTTGCTAGGCAACTCTATATCTCCTTCTCCAACTGAAAATGATATCAATTCTGGACAATTTTTGACAACTAAGCTCTTCAGACAAGCGAGATTCTGAATTACATCTCTCTCTTGCCACAAGTACATCAAATTTTTACAACTTTCCATCTCCAACTTCTCCAGCTTCACCAAGGAGCTTGTAAACCCGAAATTTAAGCAAGTTAATTCAACAACATCTCGTATGACAAGAGCGATTAGAGATGTCAAGTTTACCAAACTCTTCAACACCCCCTCATTACAACCTCTAAAGTTTAATTCATTGAGGGCTGGAAGGCTATAGATAAAGGATGAGGTATCCATATAAGGACAAGAGTTGATTTCTAGCTTTCTGAGGGAGCTTAGTTGACTAGGCAATCTTCCAATCAACATAGGACAATCCTGAACGACCAGATGTTCAAGACAAGGGAATAaaactccttcttcttcattgccGACGCGATGAGACCAATCCTCCCACGATGGCATGTCCTTTAATTCCAAAGTCATTAAAGATGGAAAAGGACTTCCAGTTCCATAAAATTCGGACCCTACCGTGCGTATTGCATTTAGACCTTCGATGTACAGTTCTTTTAGAGAAGATAGTTGTCCCAATGAGGCTAGCACTTTGGCCTGACAACACCCATGTAAACGTAAATGCACCATCTTAACATATGAGGGACTTCCTAACCATGATGGAAATTCTAAGCCACCATAGTAGGATATTGTGAGATTTTCAAGTTTTGGGTGAGGGCGAAGAAAGTCAAGGACTTTtgcttcaagctcttcatttcGGAAATTTCCAAAATCTTCGCACCATTGCATGGTCAATCGGCATATTCCCTCCTTCATGCATAAATTGGCATCCATGGCATCTCTGGCTTCTCGAATCTTATGCAAATTAAAGATGCATAACTCCCCTCCAAGGTTCTCTAGAtttttcaactccttcaatctCGACCCTATTTCCGTTCCCACTACAAATTTGGACAGCATCTCAAGACCCACCAAATTACCTATATATAATGGCATCGCTTTTAGGCGTCGAAGTGTTGGTCAAGTCAAGAAATTTTAGATTGATCAATTTCTCCATACCTTCCGGTAATTCGATAAGATATAGACATCCCCGCAACATCAAGTCCTCTAGGTAGTATAATGCAACAATTGACTTTGGAAGGATTTCAATATGAGTATACGACAAATTGAGGCACCTCAGGTGCCTCAGTTTGCCAATGCAATCCGGGACCTCTCTAATGTAATAGTGACATAATGAAAACACCCTTAAGTATTTCAATTCGGATAACAAGTCACCTAACACTTTCTGGGACAAATAAAACGAATAATAATAGTTAGGTTGCTTCACTAACAATATGAAGCTCCTAAGTCCCTTCATTTCATAATATATCTTGAATCTTTTTCGTGGACAATGTGTTGGCTAGAAATGAATGAGGCATGACGAGCTAAAAATGCATTATTTTGATCATCCTCAAGTCAAACCCCCCAAGCTAAAGCAAGTTACACTGGCAACTAGCTTTGCCAGGTCATTCACAAGATCATGCATCAAGAATCGTGATTCACTACTACTTGACTTTTGAAGTAAAGATCTAGATACTAAGTTCGTTAATAAGTTTCAAACCTACATTCCAACggttctttccttcttttccttccaaCAAGCCCTCTGCAATCCACCAATGAATCAACTCGTCTCGTTCAATTTCATAATCCTTGGGAAATATAGCGCAGTAAGCAAAACATCTCCTCAAATTTGAAGGGAGATGGAGATAGCTAAGTTTCAAGGCCGGAAGGATATCATTACTTTCTTTTGGTAGGTCCCAAATTTTGCTATCCAATATAGCTTTCCAATCATGGGGATTGAAGTTAAAGCTCAGCAACCCAGCCAAAGTCTTCACAGCTAATGGCAACCCTCGGCATTTATCCACTATTTTCATGCCCAATACTTCAAGATCAGGATGATGATCGAAATTTCTTGctccaagagcatgaaatgTGAACAAAGTCATACAAGCATCTTGTGACAACGGTTTGAGAGTATAGGGTCGAGCACGGGCTATTTCAGCAACGCGGAAATTACGAGTCGTGACAATGATCTTGCTTCCCTTTGCTCCCAATTGAAAAGGCTTCATGAGGATAGTCCAGTTTCCATAATTCTCGTTCCAAACATCGTCTAAAACGACAAGAAACTTCTTCCTAGCAAGGTGTTCCTTGAGCTTTTCATGAAGCCAATCCAAGTCCTTACCTTCACAAGACAAATGGCCATTGGTTGTCTCAAGGATCTTCTTTGTAATAGCAAGCACGTCGAAATCATCAGAAACGCAAGCCCATGCTTTCACATCGAAATAGTCGCTGACTCTATCATCATTGTAGACTTGCTGAGCCAGAGCCGTCTTCCCAAGACCCCCCATCCCTACGATGGGAATCACTTTTGGATCCACACATGCcctatcattttcttcttcgGTCAATAATTCAAGGATTTCCATTTTCTCAACCTCCCTACTAACAAAACAAGGCTCAGGCAAATTTGTAGTGTGAAATGGCTTATCCACTTGACGGTATGCTGATCGCTTCTCATTATTCTCTCTCAGGTGCAGAATATTTTTCTGAGTAATGATATCGTTTAACCTGCCATCCATCTCTTCCATCTTGGATCTCATTTTACGATCGAACATAAATGCGCTCGGGCTCAATCTGAAGCAACAACTCGGAAGAAGGGAACGCACCTTGCTAGTGCCGGGTTCTACCTCGGACTTATTCTTTGCGGACTCTATGGCGAACTCATccagcaagtcttcaatgtcgTAGGCCAAGTCCCTGAGAGTTTTGAGCCACGAGTTCACCCCGCCATCACCATTCAATTGCCTATCCTCTGCATCATCCAACACCTGGTTGATGCTGACCAGCATCTCCTCCCATTTTTTCAGCAGTACATCGATACCCTCACGCCGTGCAAAGCTGAGAAGCTCACGAGAGGCCAACCTATCAAACAGCACCTGAAGAAAGGCGCTAAGAAAGAGCTCCGCGATAGGCATGGCTTGGTTCGAGTGTAGAGGATTAAATGAGAGCACCCGGAAGGGTCGAAAGAAAGTGTATAGAGCCTttcgtttttttgtttttggggggAGGGGTGTGGGGTGGACAAGAGTTCTTATTTTCAAGACAACAGCATCAAATGATAATGTGAAATCAAAGACTTTTAAGCTGTGAGATGATGACTTTCGTCTCAGGACACTAGTGGTGGTGACTAGTTAGTAAAGTAAATATAAAATGCGGAAAATCATAGATCTGTATATATTCATACTTTTTTAAGGGTGATCCATTGGTATTGCTCAATTGTTTACAAGTCCACTGTTCTCATCTCGATTGAGGTGACCGGCAACGTGCTACCAAATTTTCAGCTTCGGAAGGAATTGATTGGTGTTTAGTAAAGTTCTTGACTAAATAGCTCCATAAGTGGGCCCAAATTTGCCATGTGTCGATCCatgtatgatttattatatCATCCTACATGGTCTATTAAATGCACCTTATATTTTCTCCCATAGCCCAAAGcgatctcctctttcttccttggGTCTTTGTTTAAGGTTCTAAAATAGTTGGATTGCTAGTACTGGATTTCGGCCgttgataataaaatattccaACAAAAAGTTGAAGTGTTTCTTTCTTCATTCCTCCACGCTCCCCTTCCTTCATCCTTTTCTGCACTCAAATCTGTTttgctctttcttctcctcggCACAACCATTCTTCTCTCCTTCAGTATCCGTCGTTCTTTATCATCATTCTCCCACGCGTCTCTTTGTTTTTATGTTGCCCTTTCTCAGAAGAAACCGCCGTTGCATTTCATCTCATATCATCAGatttaatttcatttcttttgatttaatttcCCGAAAACCATTTGGTCAGAAATGGGAAAGTCTTGGCATCATTAAAGCCACTCAACGCTCAGAAGGCAAAGAAGTCGGCCCGAATTCCAAGACTTCTTTATAATTGTTCATCAGCTCTCTCTCACCACTTACATCACATGATTCCCAAATGCACCCATCCACCATCATGCATCACATAGATCATATGGCATCATGGTTTTATTGATGCAGCCTCGTGCTGctttatcaaaaagaagaagttattacataaattttagtttatgtAGAGCAAATATGGTCGTGACCATTGATCATATGGGTCTCAACATTATTCAACGTAGTATAAGAGCTCAATGCATTGAAAGCTCCAAAAATTATTCAGTTGTTTGCTCAACAAATGTCCAGAAAtacttgattaaaaaatcatttttgactATTGGCTAGAAAGAACTAAAAACTGTTGCTTTTCTTCGTTATTATGGTTGCTACTTAGCTTCACTCTCTGAAAAGTACGTTACGCATTAGATTAGCAGCCAAAAAATAAGTGGCCATAGATCAAATTATATTGCATACTTTCaagcatcattttctttttctcttttataatgATTATAATCATAACGAAGGAAGCATTTTATTTAGTCCGCGGGTCATATTAACATATGCTTACTGTTTTGCCAACCTAACTACATTTGGTCCACGAGGTAAATATTTTATCCAAAGATGGACAAATTGATAAGTTTAATTAATTACAAGGTTTAAGCGGCGGTTCAAGAAGTGAGTTAGCCTGAGGACGCTGTTTAAGGGGGGTTTAAGAAATGGGAGCGGACCTTATGTGGAGTTGCAGTAGTTATTCTCTATCTACTCTCTTCACCATGTGCAGTTCAGGGCTCATGTGCAAAGCATCGAAAGAATGGGGAGGAATCAAACTTTGTGCATCCATTGAATGGTTGGCAGGACATGCAGTTCAGGGCAAGCATCAAGGAATCAAACTTTGATAATGCATGTATTACTTCTCCATTTTCATTGCTCCTTTTgagcaaataatttatttattaaacgccattctctctctaccctcttcATCATTCCCAGACGCAGGCCCCATGTGCAAAGCATAGAAAGAAGCGAGCGTGGCAGGACGTGCGCAGAAGCCAAGGAATCCAACTATTATAATTCATATCTTAATTCCCTATTTTCATTGCTCTTTTGTAATGAGTTATttattactctctctctctctctctctctctctctctgtctctattacttttcgattttctttgcttttttattgACAGTTTGTATGTTGCTGTCCTTCTGATGCTTTGCACACATGGGGCCTGCAACTGCATATGGAgaagagggtagagagagaatgaTGTTTGATCCCTTCTTACACTCCTTCGAACAGTACTTCTTGTTGTCTGCCCTCCGTTTCTTGGTGCCAAGAGATACTTGCTCATGGCGAAATTATAAGGTCCTGTTGAGATGCAGTCCTCCTCTGAACAATGTGCATGCTCCTTAGGGTGAAGTGCACTGTCCTCACGATAAATCGCTCAGTGAAGTCCATGCTTCTCATGATAATATACCATCTCATTCACagaagaaaattaccaaaaaaagaaatttataatttttttgtaattatattaatttagtcatagaTCTTTTAATTTAGTCAAAGAACAGGTTTAAGACTAGTGTTTAATTCATGATTATCCTTTCGCGgtggaggaaagaattgagacTTAAACATCAATGGTGGTGACTCTGACCAGTAAAGTAGACACACTTTTTTATGGATCACCTTTTGCTATTACTGGATTGTTTATAAGTCCACTATACTTGTCTTGATTGAGGTAACGGGCAACGGTGGTCTTTCTTTGTTATTTAGTTTTGGCCGGTGACGACTTGGAGCAATCCACTACGAAATTTTCAGCTTCCCAAATAATTGACTGGTTTTTAGCTAAGGCCTTAACTAAGGTTAAGCTACAGTGCTCCATAGTCCATatccatctcctctttcttccttgtCGTTTGGGTCTGTGTTTACTAAATCTCGGCCATTGATAATTAGATATTCCAGCAAAAAGTAGCTGTGTTTTTTTCTCCGCCAATTGCTCTTTGACGCTGCCCTTCTTTCGTTCTTCTCTGCACTCAAATCTCTACACCTTCTTAGTCTCTCATCattcatttcattttgtttaatttcatgGGAACAAGTTGGTCGGAAATGGGACCCTAAGTCTTGGCATTATTAAAGCCACAGAAAGGCTGGAATCAGAAATAAGGCTGTTCTTTCATTTCTCTCCCACTCATTTTTTGCACCCACCcacccatcatcatcatgcatcacatAGACACTGGCATCATCGTATCATCGATGCAGCCATGTGAACTTCATCGCATTTTCAAACGAGGgagaaattaatatataattcaATTTATGTAGATCAATACCAACATATAACTTTTGATCATATGGATCCTAATCATTTTTCATATTACATGAGAACTCAATACACTAAAAGTTGTGTATTAACAAAAGTGTTTTTAAGTAATGGCCAGAAAAAAAAGTGCTACTTTCTCTTCATTACTGTTGTTGCTACCTAGCTTTGT
The nucleotide sequence above comes from Eucalyptus grandis isolate ANBG69807.140 chromosome 2, ASM1654582v1, whole genome shotgun sequence. Encoded proteins:
- the LOC120286402 gene encoding putative disease resistance RPP13-like protein 1; amino-acid sequence: MPIAELFLSAFLQVLFDRLASRELLSFARREGIDVLLKKWEEMLVSINQVLDDAEDRQLNGDGGVNSWLKTLRDLAYDIEDLLDEFAIESAKNKSEVEPGTSKVRSLLPSCCFRLSPSAFMFDRKMRSKMEEMDGRLNDIITQKNILHLRENNEKRSAYRQVDKPFHTTNLPEPCFVSREVEKMEILELLTEEENDRACVDPKVIPIVGMGGLGKTALAQQVYNDDRVSDYFDVKAWACVSDDFDVLAITKKILETTNGHLSCEGKDLDWLHEKLKEHLARKKFLVVLDDVWNENYGNWTILMKPFQLGAKGSKIIVTTRNFRVAEIARARPYTLKPLSQDACMTLFTFHALGARNFDHHPDLEVLGMKIVDKCRGLPLAVKTLAGLLSFNFNPHDWKAILDSKIWDLPKESNDILPALKLSYLHLPSNLRRCFAYCAIFPKDYEIERDELIHWWIAEGLLEGKEGKNRWNVGLKLINELSI